AAATTTTATTTTTATGTCTAGTCTCAGCCCTAGTTATGGGCTGCGTCAAGCAGTATGAGAAGCATCACATTACGCTAAATGACTCAAGCGGCATTGATACGCAGTTTTTTCCAACAGAAAAGAGGCTAAAGATAGGCGATAAGCCATATATGCTATTTTTCTTTGGTACGGACTGCGGAGTGTGCAAGGCCGCAATACCTGATCTAAATACGCTTGAAAAAGAGTATGGTAAAGAGGTTCAATTCATTGGCGTTTTAGGACCTAGTAAAGGTTTTGATAAAGATATTGAGCTTTTAAAAGAGCACAACATCACCTTTAAAACTACGAGTGACAAGGTTTCAGTTGATTACTTTAGTAAGGCAGTTGGTGGCGTCATGGGTGTGCCAGTTATCTATTTTTTTGATAAAGATGGTAAGATGCGATCAAAATTTATCGGTCTTACGCCAAAAAGCGTACTTGAAAGTGCTATAAGATCGCTCTTGTAGGAGTGAATATGAAAAATTTCTTTTTATTTGTCTTGGCGGTATTTTTTGTTGGATGTGCTAGTAGTACTCCAAATATCTCAGTCAAAACGAGCGAGCCTATATTTTTTACGCTTAATGAATCAAACAAAAGCGTTTATGTAAATTTTAAAAATAGTGCGACCGGGCAAGATGTAAATGCTGAAATTTTAAGCGAATTTGCAAAGGCTGGCTTTAGAAACGAACCAAATATCAAAAATGCCGACTTCATCATCCTTGGCGATGTGCAAAGCTTTTCTAGGATAATAAAAAGAGATCCTAGATTTTCAATGGGCATGGGATATGGCTTTGGTAGACCAAGCTTTGGCTTTGGCTACTCGATGTTTTTCCCATTTGGCTATTACGATGATGATGACTTTAGCACGAATAGCTATACTTATCACATGCAAGTAAGCGTG
This is a stretch of genomic DNA from Campylobacter concisus. It encodes these proteins:
- a CDS encoding TlpA family protein disulfide reductase — protein: MRYKILFLCLVSALVMGCVKQYEKHHITLNDSSGIDTQFFPTEKRLKIGDKPYMLFFFGTDCGVCKAAIPDLNTLEKEYGKEVQFIGVLGPSKGFDKDIELLKEHNITFKTTSDKVSVDYFSKAVGGVMGVPVIYFFDKDGKMRSKFIGLTPKSVLESAIRSLL